ATATTTGCTTCGGAATATGTGTACGACGCTACAAACTTCCGTTTGCGTGAGCTCTCATTGGGATATACATTCAAAAATTTGTTGGGTGCATCTACCCGCCTAAGCGTTTCGGCTGTGGCACGTAACCTGTTCTTCCTTTACAAACAGGCACCGGTAGACCCCGATGTTTCACTCTCAACAGCTAATGCACTGGGTGGAGTAGATATTTTCGGATTACCTTCTACCAGAAGCTTTGGATTAAATCTTAAACTGTCATTCTAATAATCATCCGACTAACAAAGACTACAATTATGAAAAATATAGGAAAATATAGCATCGCTCTTCTCTTTTCAATGGCGATGGGAGGTACAATCACCTCATGCACCGACGAGGTGGGAGATGTGGAAATTAATGTGGTGAAAGGTTCGACTGACTCATGTGCTACGGTAGAAGTAGCCAAAGGAATGATGTTTCAGGCGCTGGCCCTGATTCACGATACCCGCGAACACAAATACCAGTATCAGTTTAATCTGCACATTGACAACTATTCGGGCTATCTCTGTGTAGCTAATAACCTGGAAGGTCGTCTTCCTTCAACCAACTTTATGAATCCTAGCTTTGAGTCGGGTCCACTTGCCAACTTCCTGTGGGTAACCCGTCAGGTGGTGCCGGTAATGAATTCTGCCGAAAAGCTCAAATTCCCTGAATTGGGAGCTATTGCCAACATTGCATTCTGCTATTCGGCTCAGGAACTTACTGATGTTTACGGACCAATGCCTTATGCCGATTACAGAAAACTGAAGCAGGACCCTCCAATGAATTACATGTCTGTGAAGGATATCTATACCGATATCTTTGAACAGCTGAAGAAGTCGGTTGCTGTGCTAAAAGCAGCACAGCTGACTCCTGAAAAAGAGGCCGTGATTGCTTCGTTTGATAAGATTGCAGGCGGTAGCATCAACAACTGGATTAAGTTTGCCAATACGTTGCGTCTCAGAATGGCAATGCATATTAGAAAAATAGATCCGGCAAAAGCTAAACTGGAGGCAGAGGCTGCTGTAAGTGCCGGAGTGCTGGAAAGCGGTGATCAGAATATTGAGTACAATATTTCAGGAGGAAGACATCCCCTGTTCGTTATTTCCGACTCCTGGAATGACACCCGCCTGAACGCTTCGTTCGAAAATATTCTGAAACGTCTGGATAGCCCTATGTTGGCACATTTCTTTGCCGACAACGAAAAAATGATTCTGGACAAGACGGGAGCCGTTGTGGTGCCCGAACCACATGCGGTGTTTGAAGGAATCCGTTCGGGGACATCTGTGTTCAATAAGAACGATAATACCGGGGCATACCTGCTGTTCTCCAAACTGAACGCCAACTTTGCCGGCACCAACATTGCCATTATGAAAGTGGTGGAATCTATCTTCCTGCGTGCAGAAGGTGCACTTTACGGATGGAACATGGGTGGCACACCACAGTTCTTCTATGAACAAGGCATCAGAGAGTCGTTTATAAAAGAATTCTCAGACCGTATCGGAAACATCAAACTGAGAAAATACATGGCGCTTGCTGAGCCTTTGGATGTGAAATATGTGGATTTGTACGATTCAAAGAACAATTACTCCGACGTGAAGAATATGGTTCAGGTAGGTAACATGTGGAATGACACCGACACCAACGAACGCAAACTGGAACGTATCATGACACAGAAATACATTGCCAACTTCCCTATGTCGTTGGAGTCCTGGACAGATATTCGCCGTACCGGCTATCCTCGTCTTATCCCTGTGGTATATGATGCAGGCGACCACTCTACCAAAGGAGGTATTATTCGCCGTCTCCCATTCCAGCTGGAAGGTTCTGTGTCTGAAGATGATGTTTACAGCACAGGTATCCCGGTGCTGGGAGGAGAAGACTATCAAGGTACCCGTTTGTGGTGGGATGTAAATGCTCCAAATTTTTAATCGATGAAGAATCTTAATCACCTAAGAAATAGTAACATTAAATTTATTACCATGAGAAAGAAAAACTTTTTTTTAGTTGCTTTGGCTCTCTCACTCTGTACACGGATTGGTGCACAGACTGCAGGCGAGTATTTTAATTGGTCGGGTCAGGAACCATATCAGCTGCTGGAAATGTTCCGCAATGGTGTGCCAACCAGTATGGGCGACCTGAAAGATCTGGAATTCAAAAGATCTCACGTACGTGTAAAATCTGTTATTACTGATAAAGCCGGACAGTTGGACAAGACAATTGACCCGCGCCGCTCTATCTTCTTTAACTGTCCTATTGGGGCATCAGGAAGTCCGCTTACAGCGATGCCTTCCGGTCGTTTTGACGACGATGTGTTCAGTATGTGGCAATATGTGAAAATCCACGGAAACTGGAGCAATAACTGGTTCTGCGCACCGGCGGCTTATACCGATGCGGCACATAAGCATGGCACTGCGGTGTTGAGCACCTGGGGAATTCCCTGGAACTGGCAATATTCATCCGGGCAGACACTCGAATCGGATAGCAAGGCTTATTTCATTGATATGCTGACCAAGAAAGATGCACAAGGTAACTTTGTGTATGCCGAACCGCTGATTAACCTATTAATGTACTTCGGTATGGATGGTATCAATTACAACTCAGAATTCTATCTTTTTCAGGAAAAAGCAACTTTGTTGCAGCAGTTCCACGAAAAGTTGTATCAGATTGCCGCACAAAAAGGGTTCAACTCGTTCCATGTAGGTTGGTATGATGGTATCAATAACGAAGGAAACATGCAGTACATTGATTATCTGGGCTATCACAATAACAAGTGGTATTGCAACGAGCTAAATAATAATAAGGTATCCGACGCATTTATGTTGAACTATAATTGGGGTGAAACAAAATTGACTGATACTGAAAAAACAGCTTCTGAACTGATGACTCCTAACGGTGCATACGATGTTTATGCAGGATGCTGGATTGTGAATTTGCAACAGGCATGGACAGCCATCGACAACCATAAAGGGGTAAGTATCGGTTTGTGGGGCGAGCATAAGCAGAACCGTGTATTCCAACACAGAGACGGTCTGGATGAAAAGAGCATGCAGAATAATTATCAGCAAAGACTTGAGTATGTGTTTACAGGTGGTAACCAGACTCCATTGTGGCACCTGCCTATCTTCAGCGGTGCTAATCTACAGGATAACTCCACATTGAAGAGTTTTCACGGTATGTCTAAGTTCGTAACCGAACGTTCAACCGTGCAAGGTACTTTGCCGTTTGCTACAAACTTCATCCTGGGTAACGGAATGTTCTACAAAGTAAATGGAGAAAAAACATATAGTTCATGGTATAACCTTTCGGCACAGGATATGTGTCCTACTTACCGTTGGCTTATTCAGGATGCTGCCGGTCAGGAAACCAAAGACATCAAGGCTCAATACAGCTTTGCAGATGCTTGGGTAGGAGGAACCTGTCTGTCACTCTCGGGTGTTGTGAAGACCACTCCGGCTAATGTTCATCTTTATCGTTCTGATTTAACAGTAGGAACAGGAGCTACAGCCCGGTTGGTTTATAAAATTACGAATGGAACTGTAGGACAATCGTCCAACCTGCGTCTTGTTGTGAAGAAGAACGCTGAAACAGACTGGACAGAATTCAGTTTGGGTAACATCGCAAAAACAGGATGGAACGAGGTAGAACTGCCTTTGACAGGATTCAATGCCGGCGATAAGATTACCGCAATTGGTCTTCGTGTACAGGGTGCAAGTGAAGTTGCAAGTTATGAAGCTCTTATCGGTGAACTGAAACTGTATGATGCAACTAGAACATCAGTCAATGCTCCTACAGATGTTACAATTGAATATTCTAATGAAACAAACAAACACCTGGATGCTAAGATGTTCTGGAAGATGACTCCGTCGGTTACCCCGTCTAATCCAAACGCTCTTGTTTATAATGACGAGGTAAATGTAGCTTATTTCGAAGTGTTTACAAAAGAAGGAACGGTTGAAAAACAGATTGCAAGAACTGCTTCATGGGCGCATTATGTACCTGCCATTCCATTGTCTGACAATCAAAAAGAGATTCAGATTGGTATTCGTGCTGTGTCAACCGACCTAGTTACCAAATCTGCTATCACTTGGAAAACAATTGTAAGAAATCCGAGTGCGCCAGTTGAGGCTGAAAAGGACCTATATTGCGAAGCTATCAATGACCCTAAAGCCGAAGGTGCGGCAACTGCCCTGACAAACCGTTTTGTGGAGACTGCTTCTACAACAGGAGCTGTTCGCAATCTCTCCTTTACCGGTGGAACAAACGCCACTAACGGATATTTTGCTTACCTGGGCGATGACAAAGCATTTGATGTGACACCGGGCTCTACCTTTACGTTTAAAGCGTTGGCAACCAACAGAAGTGACGGTATGAAATATTGTAAATATACCATCTATGCAGACTGGAACTGCGATGGTATATTCGATCCAACAGCTGGTGAAATTGCAGCAGCAGGTGGTACCGACCGCAAAGGAGACGATGCAGTTGCTAACCTCTCTACTCAAATTAAAGTTCCGGCAAATGCCACTCCTGGTGTAACTCGTTTCCGTGTTCGCTATTCAGATGCATGGTTCCCACAACCGGGCCCTTGCGGATTGGCTCAGAAAGGTTATACCGTAGACTTCCAAATGAATGTGCTTAGTGCTACCGGCATTGAAAGCGCATCATCTGATGCTCCTTCGTTCTATCCAAATCCCGTGGTTGATGTAGTGACCTTCAATAATGTAGACCAGGTGAAGATTTACAATACAGCTGGGGTACTGGTTAAGTCCTTGGAAGGAGAAATCAGTTCGGTGAATCTGTCTAATCTTGAAAAAGGTATTTATATCGTGAAAATGGGAAAGAACGGTGTTGTGAAGAACAGCCGTCTATTTAAAAAGTAACTCATTTAGATTAGGTTTCGTAGTTTTTTAATTTAGTTAGGTTGTGGGGGTAGTCCGTGTGGATTGCCCCCACATTTTTTTATTACTCTCACGTATCGGTCGATCGTTGTTTTAACATTAACAAACGTCTTGAATGATTTTTAGTTTCAAAGAGTTGATAACATGGGCTTTATGGATGTAAATTGCGACGATATTATGCTTTATTTTCTTTTTCTTTCTGCCTGTGCAAAAAAAAGTGTTTGCCCGACTAAGGGAGTTTGACTATTTTTGCGACCTTAATTTTTAAAGGCCCTAAATAAATCAACTTTTGGGAAATAATCTCTCCGAAAATATAAAATCAGTTATTGTTGAGCTTGCTGTAAAAGACTCACAAATGGCGTTGAGGTCACTTTACATGACCTACTATGGGAAACTTATGCGCTTTGCCACGCTTCAGGTTGGAGTTGCTACCGTTGCTGAGGAAATTGTATCGGACACCTTTATGGTGGTATGGGAAAACCGTAGTAACTTGACTGATATTGCAAACTTAGATGCATATCTTTATACTATTGTCCGCAACAAATGCATTTCTTATTTAAGAACACAACACATTTCCACAGTTGATATCGACGAAACGCAGGTAGATTTATTTACTCAGACAGAGACAACCCCTGAAATGGAGCTTATATCGAAAGAAAGCATCAGCCGGTTAAACAATGCCATTAATTCACTACCTCATAAATGCAAACTCTCCTTTAAACTGATAAGAGAGGATAAGATGAAATATAAAGAAGCTGCCGAATTGATGGGTATTTCGGTAAAAACACTGGAGGCACATATCACCACGGCTGTGAAAAAACTGCGAGAGACACTTTCGGGTGATATGAACGACTAAAAATAATCTTTAAAAAAATCCATTCTTGACTAAGGGAGTTTTTCTTATCCTGCGTCTTAACTAATATAAACGATGAAATTCATGATTCAAAATATTGATAGCATCATAGCACGTATTCTTTCCGGTGAATCTTCCAGCGATGATTACCTTGCATTCAGTGAGTGGTTGCAGGAGGATGAGAAGAACAGAAAAGAATTTTGCCAGCTGAAGGATTATTGGGATGCAGAAGTGGCATACTCCAATCATATAGGACGTGAGGTGGAACTGAAACGTTTGCAGAAGAGGATACGAAAAGAGGAATCCAAGAAAAGAAACCGACGCTTCTGGGTCAGAACAGCTCCGGTTGCTGCTGCAATAACATTGGTTCTGATGATAAGCTCCCTCTTATTTCTTAAGACAAACAGCACTGAACAGCCGATTGAGTACTTTACCTACATAGCCGGAGATCATAGTTCGAACTTTACTTTGGCCGATGGCTCTAAAGTTACGTTGAATAAAAACAGTAAACTAACCTATACAAACCAATTCGGCAAGAAACTCCGTGATGTGGCATTGACAGGTGAAGCTTTTTTTGAAGTGACCAAGAATCCGAGCAAGGTATTTGAAGTCAAAATGAACAATGCTTCAATCAAAGTTTTAGGTACTAAATTTAATGTAAAGGCTAGTTCTAAAAACGAGATTGTGGCTACGTTGGTCGAGGGGAGCATTCGTTTTGAAAGTGGCGAACAAAAAGTTCAGCTTAGTCCGTCACAACAACTCACATTCAATGGTGAAAACCGGAAGCTTCAAGTTCAGAATGTGGAAACGGAGTCCTATACAGCCTGGAAAGATGGACTGGTAAAATATAAATCGTGTTCGCTGCAAGAAGTGATAACTTCCTTAGCAAGCAGATATAATACAAAAATTATAATTGAAAGCTCCCGATTTAAGGATGTGGTTGTTTCGGGAGCGTTCAGTAGTGAACAGAGTGTTGAGGAAGCTCTTAATGTAATATCGCGTAGCTTGCCTGTTAAATGGTCGAAGGAGAAAAACATATACTACATCCGATAATACAAACCCAATTAATAAATTAATTTTTGCCTATGAAAAACACCTAATTTAGTTAACGACAAATGCTTATTTTTTATTTTGATTTAGTTATTTCATTATGAGCATCATATTTAATAATAATGTAAAATATTGGATGCTTCTTGTTAACCTTTATAATAAAAATGATATGAAAAGTGTCTCTTGTTACAAGTCCTTTCTACAAAAGGATGCCAGACGAACTTTGCTACTAGGTATCGCTTTCTTCACGGCATCATCAATGCCACCCGCCTATGCTACAGCAGCAGATTCGTATTCTAAAATCAGCACTGTGACGGTTGAGTCAAATAAAATTGCCCTGACACAGCTATTCTCTCAAATAGAAAAACAAAGCGAGTTTCTATTTTTCTATGTGGATACTGATGTACAAAATGTTTTTGTAAAAGTACAGGCCCGGAATAAAAACATAGATGATGTCTTGAATCAGGCTCTGAAAGGAACAGGACTTACCTATACCATCAACAATCGGAATGTGAACATCCAGAAGGTAAAAGGAAATACGAGTATTAACCAACAAAACAGAAAGATTGCAGGAAAAGTAACGGATGCAAATGGTGAAACCATTATGGGAGCCAATATTGTTGAGGTAGGTACTACCAATGGAACGGTGTCTGATGTGAACGGTCAATTCTCTTTGAACCTGAAAGGTACTCCGATAATAAGGGTAACGTTTACCGGATACACTTCGCAGGATATCAATACCAACGGAAAGAATGATATCGTAATTGTTATGCAAGAAAATTCGAAAGTTCTTGATGAGGTGGTTGTAGTAGGTTACGGAACACAGAAGAAAGTCAACCTAACTGGTTCGGTTGCTGTAGTCGATGGCAAAGAGCTGGCAAACCGTCCGGTTGCCAACATTACCCAGAGCTTACAGGGAGTTGTGCCAGGCTTGACAGCAAGCGTAACAAGTAAAGGTGGTACCCCGGGAGCAAGCTATAATATTCAGTTACGTGGACAAGGAAACTTAAGCAGTTCAGATAGCCCATATGTATTGATTGACGGACTAGAGGGTTCTCTTTCTGCGGTTAATGCAAACGATATTGAAAATATATCAGTGCTGAAAGATGCAGCTGCAGCTTCCATTTACGGAGCACGCGCTGCTTATGGGGTAATTCTGATTACAACTAAAAGAGGAAAAGAAGGAAAGCCATCCATTACATATAATGGAAATATTGGCGCTACAACTGCTGTAAATTTACCAGATATGGTAAACAGCTATGAGTTTGCAAAATACTTCAATGCAGGATGGGTCAACGCAGATCATACTCCTGAATATTCGGATGCGAAAATTGAGCTGTTACGTCAATTCTGTGAAAACCCAAAAGGAATGAATCAATGGCCGGAGCAATCTTCCAATAAGTTTATGGCAGATAACTCTGCTATTGGAGTAGGCAATACCAATAACTTCAAATTGTTTTATAAGGATGCCGCAATCAAACAGGATCATAATCTCTCGGTAACAGGTGGAGCAGGGAAGATTAAGTATTACTTGTCTGGTGGTTTATATAAGGAAAATGGTCTTATCAGATATGCTGATATAGATTTTAAACGTCTTAATTTTAGTGCAAATATTGATTCTGAAATTACTAATTGGTTGAAATTTAATGTAAAGTCTAAATATTCAAACGAATTTTCAACCTCTCCGTTTGGTGGTTATGCAGTTTCTGAAAGTGGATTCTTCCACAACCTGGCAAGAACCAGACCAACAAACTCAATGTACGACCTGAACGGTAATTTTACAGAACTATCTCAGGTGCCTTATCTGCAATCGGGTTCAAAGAATGATAACAATAATGGC
The Bacteroides sedimenti genome window above contains:
- a CDS encoding RNA polymerase sigma-70 factor; the encoded protein is MGNNLSENIKSVIVELAVKDSQMALRSLYMTYYGKLMRFATLQVGVATVAEEIVSDTFMVVWENRSNLTDIANLDAYLYTIVRNKCISYLRTQHISTVDIDETQVDLFTQTETTPEMELISKESISRLNNAINSLPHKCKLSFKLIREDKMKYKEAAELMGISVKTLEAHITTAVKKLRETLSGDMND
- a CDS encoding SusD/RagB family nutrient-binding outer membrane lipoprotein codes for the protein MKNIGKYSIALLFSMAMGGTITSCTDEVGDVEINVVKGSTDSCATVEVAKGMMFQALALIHDTREHKYQYQFNLHIDNYSGYLCVANNLEGRLPSTNFMNPSFESGPLANFLWVTRQVVPVMNSAEKLKFPELGAIANIAFCYSAQELTDVYGPMPYADYRKLKQDPPMNYMSVKDIYTDIFEQLKKSVAVLKAAQLTPEKEAVIASFDKIAGGSINNWIKFANTLRLRMAMHIRKIDPAKAKLEAEAAVSAGVLESGDQNIEYNISGGRHPLFVISDSWNDTRLNASFENILKRLDSPMLAHFFADNEKMILDKTGAVVVPEPHAVFEGIRSGTSVFNKNDNTGAYLLFSKLNANFAGTNIAIMKVVESIFLRAEGALYGWNMGGTPQFFYEQGIRESFIKEFSDRIGNIKLRKYMALAEPLDVKYVDLYDSKNNYSDVKNMVQVGNMWNDTDTNERKLERIMTQKYIANFPMSLESWTDIRRTGYPRLIPVVYDAGDHSTKGGIIRRLPFQLEGSVSEDDVYSTGIPVLGGEDYQGTRLWWDVNAPNF
- a CDS encoding endo-beta-N-acetylglucosaminidase; its protein translation is MRKKNFFLVALALSLCTRIGAQTAGEYFNWSGQEPYQLLEMFRNGVPTSMGDLKDLEFKRSHVRVKSVITDKAGQLDKTIDPRRSIFFNCPIGASGSPLTAMPSGRFDDDVFSMWQYVKIHGNWSNNWFCAPAAYTDAAHKHGTAVLSTWGIPWNWQYSSGQTLESDSKAYFIDMLTKKDAQGNFVYAEPLINLLMYFGMDGINYNSEFYLFQEKATLLQQFHEKLYQIAAQKGFNSFHVGWYDGINNEGNMQYIDYLGYHNNKWYCNELNNNKVSDAFMLNYNWGETKLTDTEKTASELMTPNGAYDVYAGCWIVNLQQAWTAIDNHKGVSIGLWGEHKQNRVFQHRDGLDEKSMQNNYQQRLEYVFTGGNQTPLWHLPIFSGANLQDNSTLKSFHGMSKFVTERSTVQGTLPFATNFILGNGMFYKVNGEKTYSSWYNLSAQDMCPTYRWLIQDAAGQETKDIKAQYSFADAWVGGTCLSLSGVVKTTPANVHLYRSDLTVGTGATARLVYKITNGTVGQSSNLRLVVKKNAETDWTEFSLGNIAKTGWNEVELPLTGFNAGDKITAIGLRVQGASEVASYEALIGELKLYDATRTSVNAPTDVTIEYSNETNKHLDAKMFWKMTPSVTPSNPNALVYNDEVNVAYFEVFTKEGTVEKQIARTASWAHYVPAIPLSDNQKEIQIGIRAVSTDLVTKSAITWKTIVRNPSAPVEAEKDLYCEAINDPKAEGAATALTNRFVETASTTGAVRNLSFTGGTNATNGYFAYLGDDKAFDVTPGSTFTFKALATNRSDGMKYCKYTIYADWNCDGIFDPTAGEIAAAGGTDRKGDDAVANLSTQIKVPANATPGVTRFRVRYSDAWFPQPGPCGLAQKGYTVDFQMNVLSATGIESASSDAPSFYPNPVVDVVTFNNVDQVKIYNTAGVLVKSLEGEISSVNLSNLEKGIYIVKMGKNGVVKNSRLFKK
- a CDS encoding FecR family protein — translated: MIQNIDSIIARILSGESSSDDYLAFSEWLQEDEKNRKEFCQLKDYWDAEVAYSNHIGREVELKRLQKRIRKEESKKRNRRFWVRTAPVAAAITLVLMISSLLFLKTNSTEQPIEYFTYIAGDHSSNFTLADGSKVTLNKNSKLTYTNQFGKKLRDVALTGEAFFEVTKNPSKVFEVKMNNASIKVLGTKFNVKASSKNEIVATLVEGSIRFESGEQKVQLSPSQQLTFNGENRKLQVQNVETESYTAWKDGLVKYKSCSLQEVITSLASRYNTKIIIESSRFKDVVVSGAFSSEQSVEEALNVISRSLPVKWSKEKNIYYIR